GAAGGGCTGCTGGGGCTGGCGCGTACTGCGGGGGCGTTGTCATGTGCGGCCTGGGACGCGGGCGAGGCCTTGGTTTCCTCGCCCCCGCCGCCCCTGCCCGTTCCCGTCCCCGGGCGCACCGCCCCTTCGCATCCACCGGAGGGCTCTGCCCCCTGGACCCCCGATCGGCCTGAACGGGCTCGTCCTCGCACGCCGGACGGGCTGATGGGTGCCGGGGCGCGTGTGAGGGTCGCCGTTGCCGGTGGGGCCGCGTTCACCTTTTCCTACGCCGAGCATGCCGAGTTGCTCGCCGCTGCCGGGGCCGAGGTCGTCGTGTTCGATCCGCTGCGGGACGAAGAGCTGCCCGAGGGCACGGACGGGCTGGTCGTCGGGGGTGGGTTCCCCGAGGTGTACGCCGGGGAGTTGTCGGCCAACGAGCCGCTGCGCAAGGCCGTTGCCGCCCTAGCGGAGACCGGCGCGCCCGTCGCCGCCGAATGTGCGGGACTACTGTATCTGTGCCGGGAGCTGGACGGGCGGCCGATGTGCGGCGTGCTGGACGCGGTCGCGCGGATGTCGGAGCGGCTGACCCTCGGATACCGGGACGCCGTGACCGTGAGCGACAGTGTGCTCGCCGGCGTGGGGACGCGGATGCGGGGCCACGAGTTCCACCGGACGGTCGTCGAGCCGGGTGCCGGGGCGGCACCGGCGTGGGGGGTGCGTGCGCCCCGGCCGCGCGTCGAGGGTTTCGTACAGCGCGGTGTGCACGCGAGTTATCTGCACACGCACTGGGCGTCCGCGCCCGGTGTCGCCCGTCGGTTCGTGGAGAGGTGCCGGACGTCATGAGCAGCAGGCTGATCGGGGTGGGGGTCGGGCCGGGCGATCCGGAACTGGTGACCGTGAAGGGCGTCAACGCCCTGCGCGCCGCCGACGTCGTCGTCGTGCCGGTGATGGCCGCGGCCGACGGGACGGACGGCGGGGAGCGGGGACGCGCCGAGGCGACCGTGCTGCACTACGTGCCCGGGGAGAAGGTCGTCCGGGTCGTGTTCGCGCTGAACGAGCGGAGCGACCGGGCCCGCCGGGAGGCGGCGTGGGACGCGGCGGGCGAGCGGGTCGCCGGGCTGCTGCGACGGCACGCCTCCGTCGCCTTCGCCACCATCGGCGACCCGAACGTGTACTCCACGTTCACCTATCTCGCCCAGACCGTCGGCGAGCTGGTCCCGGGCACCGTCGTCGAGACCGTGCCCGGCATCACCGCCATGCAGGACCTCGCCGCCCGGTCGGGTGCCGTGCTGACGGAGGGGACCGAGCCGCTGACGCTGGTGCCGGTGACCGCCGGGACCACGGTGCTGAAGGAGGCGCTGAACGGGCCCGGGACCGTCGTCGCCTACAAGTTCGGGCGGCAGGCCGCCGAGGTCGCCGAGGCGCTGCGGGACAGCGGGCGGCTGGAGGGCGCCGTGTGGGGCTCGGCGCTCGGGCTGCCGGAGCAGTCCGTCCAGCCCGCCGGTGAACTCGACGGGGCGCCGCTGCCGTACCTGTCCACGCTCATCGCGCCCCCGCGGCGCGACGGCGGGCGGGGCGGCAAGCTGTGAGGACCGGCGGATCACTCGGCGACGCCCACCACCAGCCAGACGAACGCCGCTCCTGCGAGGGTGCACAGCAGCGTCGGGCCGGCGGGGTGCCGGTGGTGGGCCTCGGGGAGGATCTCGGCGGCGGCCAGGTAGAGCAGTGCTCCGCCGAAGAGGCCGAGGTAGGCGCCGAGCGCCTGTTCCGGGACGGTGACCAACAGGGTGGAGGCGGCGCCCACGACGGGAGCCGCCGCGTCGCCGAACAGCATGGCGAGTGCGCGGCGGCGGTCGTTGCCGTACAGGGTCGTGATCGTGAAGGTGTTGAAGCCGTCCGCGAAGTCGTGGGCGACGACGGCCAGCGCGACCGCCAGGCCCATGCCGTCGCCGATCTGGAAGGCCGCGCCGATCGCCACCCCGTCCATGACGCTGTGCACGACCATCGCGGCGGCGGCCGTCAGGCCCACCTGGGGCGTGCGCCGGTGGTCGTCGGCGCCGTGCGCCGCGCGCCGCGCGCCGAGCAGGCGTTCCACCCCGTGGGCCAGCAGGAAGCCGACCACGAACAGGAGCAGCGCGGCCGGGACTCCGTGCACCTCGGTGCCGGCCGCCGCGAGCGCCTCCGGCAGCAGGTCGAGGCCGACCACGCCCAGCATCAGGCCGCCGGCCAGGCCCAGCACGAGGTGACGGCGGTCCGTCACGCGCTGTGCCGTCCAGCCACCCGCCAGCGTCATCAGGAACGCGCCCAGCGCGACGAAGACCGCCATGTGCCCTTGCTATCCGATCAGCCCGCGGTCGCGCACATCCGGCCGCACGCGCGTTGACAGCCGTACGCCACGCACGTTGACATCCCGTACGAGAGGACCCGAACCCATGGCCGAAGCCCTCACCGGCAAGGTGACCTTCGTCGGTGCCGGCCCCGGCGCCGCCGATCTGCTGACGTTCCGCGCCGCGCGAGCCATCGCCGAGGCCGACGTCGTGATCTGGGCCGCGAGCCTGGTCCAGGCGGAGGTCCTCGAACACGCCCGTGAGGGCGCCGAGATCCTCGACTCGGCGACGATGTCGCTGGAGGACGTCGTCGCCGTGTACGAGCGGGCCCGCGCCGAGGGCCTGAGGGTCGCCCGCATCCACTCCGGCGACCCGGCCCTGTGGGGCGGGACGCAGGAGCAGCTCGACCGGTGTGACGAGATCGGGATCGCGACGGAGGTCGTGCCCGGTGTCTCCTCGTTCTCGGCGGTCGCCGCGCTCGCCCGGCGGGAGCTGACGATTCCTGAGGTGGCCCAGTCCGTGGTGCTCACCCGGCTCGGCGGCGGCAAGACGCCGATGCCGCCCGGTGAGGAGGTGCGCGAGTTCGCCCGGCACGGCACGACCATGGCGGTCTTCCTGTCGGCGGCCCGCAGCGGGCAGTTGGTGCGGGAGCTGCTGGAGGGCGGCTATCCCACGACCACACCGGTCGTCGTCGCCCACCAGGCGACCTGGCCGGAGGAGCTCGTCGTGAAGTGCACCGTCGGAACGCTGGAGGAGACGGTGAAGGAGCACAAGCTCTGGAAGCACACCCTCTTCCTGGTCGGCCCGGCCCTCGACGCCCACGGCACCCGCTCGCACCTCTACCACCCGGGTCACTTCCACGGCTACCGCAGGGCCGACCCCGAGGCCCGCCGGGCCCTGCGCGAGCGCGGTGCGAGCACGTGATCACGGTCGTCGGTGCGGGGACGGGGGCGCCGCTGCCGGACGACGTGGCCGCCGGCGCGGAACTCGTCGTCGGCGGGCGGCGCCATCTGGAGGCGGTGCGGGTGCCCGAGACGGCCGAGCGGCTCGTACTCGGGCCGCTGGCGCCCGCCCTGGACACCATCGGGGAGTACGTCGCGAAGGACCGGCCGGTCGTGGTGCTGGCGTCGGGCGATCCCGGGTTCTTCGGGATCGTGCGGGCGCTCGCCGAGCGGTTCGGGCCGCAGCGGCTCCGGGTCCGCGCGGGTGTGTCGTCCGTGGCCGCCGCGTTCGCGCGCGTCGGGCTGCCCTGGGACGACGCGGTGGTCGTCAGCGCGCACGGGCGTGCGCTGCGGACAGCGGTGAACGTGTGCCGGGCGCACCCGAAGGTCGCCGTGCTGACCGGGCCCGGCGCCGGTCCGGCGGAGCTGGGGGCGGCGCTGCGGCACAGCGCGCGCGTTCTCGTGGTCGCCTCCGCGCTGGGCGACCCGGCGCGGGAGCGGGTGGAGCGGGTGACGCCCGCGGAGGCCGCGGTCCGGGACTGGGGCTCGGCGGTGAGTGTCGTGCTGTGCCTCGACGAGCGGCGGGCCCTCGGCGCCGTGCGGACCGTCGCGGGCCCTGCCGGGGTGCCCGCCGGATGGGCGCTCGACGAGGCCGAGTTCACGCACCGGGACTCGATGATCACCAAGTTCGAGGTCCGGGCGCTGGCCCTGGCCCGGCTCGGGCCGCGACCGGGGGATCTGGTGTGGGACGTCGGGGCGGGCTCCGGCTCGGTGGCCGTCGAGTGCGCGCGGCTGGGCGCCGCCGTCGTCGCCGTGGAGAAGGCGGCGGACGGCGTGGAGCGCGTCCGCGCCAACGCCGGTGCGCACGGCGTCGACGTGCGGGTGGTGCACGGTGCGGCGCCGTCCGCGCTGGCCGGGCTGGACGATCCCGACGCGGTGTTCGTCGGGGGCGGGGGGCGTGACCTGCCCGCCGTCGTCACCGCGTGCGCGCGGCGGGCGCGGCGGACGGTGGTCGTCGCCCTGGCCGCGCTGGACCGGGTGCCGGGGGTGCGCGAGGCCCTCACCGGGGCCGGGTTCACGTGCGACGGCGTGCTGTTGCAGTCGTCGCGGCTCGCGCCGCTGCCGGGCGAGGTGAGCCGGCTGGCGGCCACCAACCCAGTTTTCCTGCTGTGGGGCGTCCGGCCTCCGGCACGTACCGAAGGAGGTGCTCAGTGATCGGCCTCATCTCCGCCACGGCGGCGGGAGCGGCGGCGCGGGACCGGCTGGCCGCGGCGTGGCCGGACCGGACGCGGGTGTACGAGGGTGCGGTGGCGGACGCCGTGCGGGCCGCGTTCGCCGAGTGCGAGCAGCTCGTGTGCTTCCTGGCCACGGGAGCCGTGGTGCGGCTGGTCGCTCCGCTGCTGGGCGACAAGGCGTCCGACCCCGGCGTGGTGTGCGTCGACGAGGGCGGCCGGTTCGCGGTGTCCCTGGTGGGCGGGCACGGCGGCGGCGCCAACGAACTCGCCCGTGAGGTGGGCGCGTTGCTGGGCGCCGAGCCGGTGGTGACCACGGCGACGGACTCCGTCGGGCTGGCGGGCCTGGACACGCTGGGCCTGCCGGTGGAGGGCGACGTGGCCGCGGTGTCCCGGGCGCTGCTGGACGGCGAACCGGTCGCGCTGCGGGCCGAGTCGGCGTGGCCGCTGCCCGCGCTGCCGGTCGCGGCGGACGGCTCGTACACCGTCCGCGTCACCGACCGGGCCGTGGAGCCCGCGGCGCGCGAGGTCGTCCTGCGTCCGCCGACGCTCGTCGTCGGAGTCGGCGCGTCCAGGGGCGCCCCCGCCGACGAGGTGCTCGCGCTGATCGAGGGCGCCCTGCGGGAGGCGGGCCTGTCGGCGCGCAACATCGCCCACCTCGCCACCGTCGACGCCAAGGCCGGGGAGGCCGGGATCGTGGCCGCCGCCGAACGCCTCGGCGTCCCGCTGGTGACCCACCCCTCCGAGCGGCTGGCGGCCGTGGAGGTCCCCAACCCCTCCGACGCCCCCCTCGCCGCCGTCGGCACCCCGTCCGTCGCGGAGGCGTCGGCACTCGTCGGCGGTGGCGAACTCCTCGTGCCCAAACGGAAGTCCGCCATGGCGACCTGTGCCGTCGTACGGCGGCCCGCGCGCGGCCGGCTCGCGGTCGTCGGACTGGGGCCCGGGGCCCGCGATCTGCTCACCCCGCGTGCCGAGGCGGAGTTGCGCCGCGCGTCCGTGCTGGTCGGACTCGACCAGTACGTCGACCAGATCCGCGATCTGCTGCGCCCCGGCACCCGGGTGTTGGAGTCCGGGCTGGGGGCCGAGGAGGAACGGGCCCGCACCGCGGTCGAGGAGGCGCGCAAGGGCCGTGCGGTCGCGCTGATCGGCAGTGGCGACGCGGGCGTCTACGCGATGGCCTCACCGGCGCTGGCGGAGGCGGGCGACGACATCGACGTCGTGGGCGTGCCCGGAGTCACCGCCGCGCTCGCGGCCGGCGCGATCCTCGGGGCGCCGCTCGGGCACGACCACGTGTCGATCAGCCTGTCCGACCTGCACACGCCGTGGGAGGTCATCGAACGGCGGGTGCGGGCCGCCGCCGAGGCGGACATCGTCGTGACGTTCTACAACCCGCGCAGCCGGGGCCGTGACTGGCAGCTGCCCAAGGCGCTGGCGGTCCTCGCCGGGCACCGCGCGCCGACGACGCCCGTCGGCGTCGTGCGCAACGCGTCCCGGCCGGACGAGTCCAGCCGGCTGACGACCCTGGCCGAACTCGACCCGGCGACGGTCGACATGATGACGGTCGTGACCGTGGGCAACACGGCCACCCGCGCGATCGCGGGGCGCATGGTGACGCCGCGCGGCTACCGCTGGCAGGAGCAGGAGGAGGCCCGGTGAACCGTGTGGTGCATCCCATCGAGCAGGAGTCCTTCCGGCGGCTGCGCGCCCGCCTGGACACCTCCCGCTTCCCGGCGCTGACCCGGGCCGTGGTCGAGCGGGTGATCCACTCCGCGGCCGACCTCGACTACGCGAGCGACCTGGTCCTGCGTGAGCAGGACCTGGAACCGGCCCACCGGGCGCTGCACTCCGGCACGCCCGTCGTCGTGGACGTCGAGATGGTCGCCGCCGGCATCACCCGCCGCGACACGGTCTGCCGGCTGAGGGACGCCCGGCCCGGGCCGGGTCTGACGCGTTCGGCGCACGCCGTGCGGCTGGCGTACGAGGACGTCGGTCCCGGCGCGATCTGGGTGATCGGCTGTGCCCCGACCGCGCTGGAGGAGCTGCTGACCCTGGACGCCGACCCCGCGCTGGTGATCGGGCTGCCCGTCGGTTTCGTCGGTGCGGCCGAGTCCAAGGCGGCCCTGCGGGAGAGCGGACTGCCCGCCGTGAGCAACGTGTCCGAGAAGGGCGGTTCGGCGGTCGCCGCGGCCGCGCTCAACGCCCTGCTGTACCACCCCACTTCGTACGAGGAGAACCCGTGACCACCCCGCCGCCCGCCCTGCTCATCGCCGGCCACGGCACCCGGGACGACGCCGGAGCCGAGGCGTTCCGCGCCTTCGTACGGGAGCTGGGGCGCCGCCACCCCGACCTGCCCGTCGCGGGCGGCTTCATCGAGTTGTCCCCGCCGCCGCTGGGCGAGGCCGTCGCCGAGCTGGTCGAGCGGGGCGTGCGCCGCTTCGCCGCCGTGCCGCTGATGCTGGTGTCCGCCGGACACGCCAAGGGCGACATCCCGGCCGCGCTGGCCCGCGAGAAGGAACGGCACCCCGGGATCTCGTACGCCTACGGCCGTCCGCTGGGCCCGCACCCGGCGCTGTTGTCCGTGCTGGAGCGGCGGCTGGACGAGGCGCTCGGCACCGGGGGGCGCACGCCCGGGGACCGTTCCGACGTGACCGTGCTGCTGGTCGGGCGCGGCTCCACCGACCCCGACGCCAACGCCGAGGTGCACAAGGCCGCCCGGCTGCTGTGGGAGGGGCGCGGGTTCGCCGGGGTGGAGACGGCGTTCGTGTCGCTGGCGGCGCCGGACGTGCCGAGCGGGCTGGACCGCTGTGTGCGGCTGGGCGCGCGGCGGATCGTCGTGCTGCCCTACTTCCTGTTCACCGGCATCCTGCCGGACCGGGTGCGGATGCAGACCGAGGGCTGGGCGGCCGCTCACCCCGAGGTCGAGGTGCGTTCGGCGGAGGTCATCGGCCCGGAGCCGGAACTGCTCGATCTGGTGATGGAGCGGTACGAGGAGGCGGTGCGGGGCGATCTGCGGATGAACTGCGACTCGTGCGTGTACCGCGTCGCGCTGCCCGGCTTCGAGGACAAGGTGGGCCTGCCGCAGCAGCCGCACCACCACCCCGACGACGACGGCCACCACCACGGGCACCACCACGGCGCGCACACCCATGCCCACTGACGCGCACGACCTGCGGCACCACGGCGACGCCGAGGTCCGCGACGACGGTGCGGCACTCGTCGACCTGGCCGTGAACGTCCGTGCGGACACTCCCCCGGCCTGGCTGCGGGAGGTGATCGCCGACTCGCTGGGCGGGCTCGCCGCGTATCCGGACGGGCGGCGCGCGCGGGCGGCGGTGGCGGCACGGCACGGAGTCGGCGTGGAGCGGGTGCTGCTGACGGCGGGGGCCGCCGAGGCGTTCGTGCTGCTGGCGCGGTCGTTGAAGGTACGTCACCCCGTGGTGGTGCACCCGCAGTTCACCGAGCCGGAGGCGGCGCTGCGCGACGCGGGGCACTCCGTCGACCGGGTGCTGCTGCGCGAGGAGGACGGTTTCCGGCTGGATGCGGCGGCCGTACCGGAGGACGCCGACCTGGTGGTGATCGGCAATCCGACGAACCCGACGTCGGTGCTGCACCCGGCGGCCGCCGTCGCCCGACTGGCCCGGCCGGGCCGGACGCTGGTCGTGGACGAGGCGTTCATGGACGCCGTGCCGGGTGAGCGGGAGGCGCTGGCCGGACGGACGGACGTCCCCGGGCTGGTCGTGCTGCGCAGCCTGACCAAGACGTGGGGCCTGGCCGGGCTGCGCGTCGGCTACGTCCTCGCCGCGCCGGAGACCGTGGCGGACCTCGAACGCGCCCAGCCGCTGTGGCCCGTGTCCACGCCCGCGCTGGCCGCCACCGAGGCGTGCGTCGGGCCGCGGGCGCTGGCGGAGGCGGCGCACGCCGCGCACCGCGTCGCCGCCGACCGGGCCCACCTGGTAGCGGGCCTGTCGCGGATCACCGGGCTGCGGGTCGTGGAACCGGCCGAGGGTCCGTTCGTCCTCGTACGGCTGCCCCGGGCCGCCGACGTGCGCCGACGGCTGCGCGACCTGGGGTTCGCGGTGCGGCGCGGGGACACCTTCCCGGGGCTGGGTGGGGAGTGGCTGCGACTGGCGGTGCGGGACCGGGCGACGGCCGACTCGTTCCTGCGGGCGCTGGAACGGGCGGTGGCGTCGGCGGACGGCTGATCCGCCGGCGGGTGCGGCGAGGGCGGCCGGGAGCCGCCGGTCCATGGCGCGCGGGCCCATGTCGTCGTCCGGCGTCGACACGGGCCACCGGGTGGCGCCTTCGCGCGCCTGCCCTCAGCCCCGGTTGCGGCGGGCCACGGCGACCGCTCCCCCGCCGGCCACGAGCAGCGCCAGGGCGCCGCCCACGACGTACGGCGTCATGGCGTTCCCGCCGGTCTTCGCGAGGCCGGCCTGTGCGGGAGCGCCCTGGGGCCGCACGTCGGTGACGGGGTCGGTGCCCGTGCCGGCGCTCGGGGCGGGGGACTCGGCGGCCGGCCCGGTCGGCGCCGGGGGTGCCTCGCAGGTCGCCTTCGCCAGGGTCACCGTGCCCCGCACCTCGGCGACGTTCAGCTTCAACGGGTCGACGGACACGGTCAGTTCGAGGGCGGTGGCGGCGGCCGTGCGGGTGGTCGTCTCCCGCTTCGACAGGTCCAGGCGCACCTCGCCCACG
This region of Streptomyces chromofuscus genomic DNA includes:
- the cobM gene encoding precorrin-4 C(11)-methyltransferase, with translation MAEALTGKVTFVGAGPGAADLLTFRAARAIAEADVVIWAASLVQAEVLEHAREGAEILDSATMSLEDVVAVYERARAEGLRVARIHSGDPALWGGTQEQLDRCDEIGIATEVVPGVSSFSAVAALARRELTIPEVAQSVVLTRLGGGKTPMPPGEEVREFARHGTTMAVFLSAARSGQLVRELLEGGYPTTTPVVVAHQATWPEELVVKCTVGTLEETVKEHKLWKHTLFLVGPALDAHGTRSHLYHPGHFHGYRRADPEARRALRERGAST
- the cobJ gene encoding precorrin-3B C(17)-methyltransferase; the encoded protein is MIGLISATAAGAAARDRLAAAWPDRTRVYEGAVADAVRAAFAECEQLVCFLATGAVVRLVAPLLGDKASDPGVVCVDEGGRFAVSLVGGHGGGANELAREVGALLGAEPVVTTATDSVGLAGLDTLGLPVEGDVAAVSRALLDGEPVALRAESAWPLPALPVAADGSYTVRVTDRAVEPAAREVVLRPPTLVVGVGASRGAPADEVLALIEGALREAGLSARNIAHLATVDAKAGEAGIVAAAERLGVPLVTHPSERLAAVEVPNPSDAPLAAVGTPSVAEASALVGGGELLVPKRKSAMATCAVVRRPARGRLAVVGLGPGARDLLTPRAEAELRRASVLVGLDQYVDQIRDLLRPGTRVLESGLGAEEERARTAVEEARKGRAVALIGSGDAGVYAMASPALAEAGDDIDVVGVPGVTAALAAGAILGAPLGHDHVSISLSDLHTPWEVIERRVRAAAEADIVVTFYNPRSRGRDWQLPKALAVLAGHRAPTTPVGVVRNASRPDESSRLTTLAELDPATVDMMTVVTVGNTATRAIAGRMVTPRGYRWQEQEEAR
- the cobC gene encoding Rv2231c family pyridoxal phosphate-dependent protein CobC, whose amino-acid sequence is MPTDAHDLRHHGDAEVRDDGAALVDLAVNVRADTPPAWLREVIADSLGGLAAYPDGRRARAAVAARHGVGVERVLLTAGAAEAFVLLARSLKVRHPVVVHPQFTEPEAALRDAGHSVDRVLLREEDGFRLDAAAVPEDADLVVIGNPTNPTSVLHPAAAVARLARPGRTLVVDEAFMDAVPGEREALAGRTDVPGLVVLRSLTKTWGLAGLRVGYVLAAPETVADLERAQPLWPVSTPALAATEACVGPRALAEAAHAAHRVAADRAHLVAGLSRITGLRVVEPAEGPFVLVRLPRAADVRRRLRDLGFAVRRGDTFPGLGGEWLRLAVRDRATADSFLRALERAVASADG
- a CDS encoding sirohydrochlorin chelatase, with amino-acid sequence MTTPPPALLIAGHGTRDDAGAEAFRAFVRELGRRHPDLPVAGGFIELSPPPLGEAVAELVERGVRRFAAVPLMLVSAGHAKGDIPAALAREKERHPGISYAYGRPLGPHPALLSVLERRLDEALGTGGRTPGDRSDVTVLLVGRGSTDPDANAEVHKAARLLWEGRGFAGVETAFVSLAAPDVPSGLDRCVRLGARRIVVLPYFLFTGILPDRVRMQTEGWAAAHPEVEVRSAEVIGPEPELLDLVMERYEEAVRGDLRMNCDSCVYRVALPGFEDKVGLPQQPHHHPDDDGHHHGHHHGAHTHAH
- the cobI gene encoding precorrin-2 C(20)-methyltransferase, with the protein product MSSRLIGVGVGPGDPELVTVKGVNALRAADVVVVPVMAAADGTDGGERGRAEATVLHYVPGEKVVRVVFALNERSDRARREAAWDAAGERVAGLLRRHASVAFATIGDPNVYSTFTYLAQTVGELVPGTVVETVPGITAMQDLAARSGAVLTEGTEPLTLVPVTAGTTVLKEALNGPGTVVAYKFGRQAAEVAEALRDSGRLEGAVWGSALGLPEQSVQPAGELDGAPLPYLSTLIAPPRRDGGRGGKL
- the cbiE gene encoding precorrin-6y C5,15-methyltransferase (decarboxylating) subunit CbiE encodes the protein MITVVGAGTGAPLPDDVAAGAELVVGGRRHLEAVRVPETAERLVLGPLAPALDTIGEYVAKDRPVVVLASGDPGFFGIVRALAERFGPQRLRVRAGVSSVAAAFARVGLPWDDAVVVSAHGRALRTAVNVCRAHPKVAVLTGPGAGPAELGAALRHSARVLVVASALGDPARERVERVTPAEAAVRDWGSAVSVVLCLDERRALGAVRTVAGPAGVPAGWALDEAEFTHRDSMITKFEVRALALARLGPRPGDLVWDVGAGSGSVAVECARLGAAVVAVEKAADGVERVRANAGAHGVDVRVVHGAAPSALAGLDDPDAVFVGGGGRDLPAVVTACARRARRTVVVALAALDRVPGVREALTGAGFTCDGVLLQSSRLAPLPGEVSRLAATNPVFLLWGVRPPARTEGGAQ
- a CDS encoding precorrin-8X methylmutase, with product MNRVVHPIEQESFRRLRARLDTSRFPALTRAVVERVIHSAADLDYASDLVLREQDLEPAHRALHSGTPVVVDVEMVAAGITRRDTVCRLRDARPGPGLTRSAHAVRLAYEDVGPGAIWVIGCAPTALEELLTLDADPALVIGLPVGFVGAAESKAALRESGLPAVSNVSEKGGSAVAAAALNALLYHPTSYEENP
- a CDS encoding ZIP family metal transporter; this encodes MAVFVALGAFLMTLAGGWTAQRVTDRRHLVLGLAGGLMLGVVGLDLLPEALAAAGTEVHGVPAALLLFVVGFLLAHGVERLLGARRAAHGADDHRRTPQVGLTAAAAMVVHSVMDGVAIGAAFQIGDGMGLAVALAVVAHDFADGFNTFTITTLYGNDRRRALAMLFGDAAAPVVGAASTLLVTVPEQALGAYLGLFGGALLYLAAAEILPEAHHRHPAGPTLLCTLAGAAFVWLVVGVAE
- a CDS encoding cobyrinate a,c-diamide synthase — encoded protein: MVTSVPRLVIAAPASGSGKTTVATGLMAALAARGLAVSAHKVGPDYIDPGYHALATGRVGRNLDAYLCGPELIGPLFAHGARGCDVAVVEGVMGLYDGAAGQGELASTAQVAKVLRAPVVLVVDASSQSRSVAALVHGFVSWDPEVRVGGVILNKVASDRHEELLREALESVGVPVLGVLRRAPQVDTPSRHLGLVPVAERRGAAVEAVAAMASQVREGCDVEGLLGLARTAGALSCAAWDAGEALVSSPPPPLPVPVPGRTAPSHPPEGSAPWTPDRPERARPRTPDGLMGAGARVRVAVAGGAAFTFSYAEHAELLAAAGAEVVVFDPLRDEELPEGTDGLVVGGGFPEVYAGELSANEPLRKAVAALAETGAPVAAECAGLLYLCRELDGRPMCGVLDAVARMSERLTLGYRDAVTVSDSVLAGVGTRMRGHEFHRTVVEPGAGAAPAWGVRAPRPRVEGFVQRGVHASYLHTHWASAPGVARRFVERCRTS